The sequence CCAGGACCCGCATCACGACCTTCTCGCCGCCCACCACCGGGGCGGCCGAGACTCGGATGTCGACCTCCCGGCCCTCGATCGTGGTCGAGATCTGACCGTCCTGCGGCCGACGCCGTTCGACGATGTTCATGTTCGCCAGGATCTTGACCCGACTGACCAATCCGGGACCGATCGAGGTAGGCAGGTCGAGGATGTCGGACAGAGCGCCGTCGATCCGATAACGAACCCGAACCCGTTCACCCGACGGCTCGATGTGAATGTCCGAGGCTCGATCGCGCAGCGCCTGGGTGATGATCGACTGCACGACCTTGACGACTGGCGCGTCCTCGTTGACCTCAAGGTTCTGCATCCGCGCGGTCTCGCGGCGCAGAGCATCCGCCACCTCGAACTCGTGGACCTGACTGTTGACCTCCTGGGTCGCTCGGTACGAGATGTCGAGTGCGTATTCCAGGTCGCGCTGGGTACCCACGACCGCCGTCACCGGTCGACCGACGGCCTCCGAAATCATCGCGATGTGCTCGGGGGCTGGGTCGACGACGGCGACCACGACACCGTCGTCCTTGAGGAACAAGGGGACGGCCCGCAGCGTGCGGGCTCGACGGACCGTCAGGAGAGCGGTGGCATCCGGCTCAGGCGAGATCGTTCGAAAGTCTTGCCTGCTGGCGTCGAATTCCTTCGCCAGAACAGCCGCCAACGACTCCTCATCGACCGCATGACGAGCCACGAGCCTCTCGTCGAGCGGCTTGGCGCTCTCGATCAGCAGTTCCTGCTCGAGCAGTTCGGACGAGATCAGGCCCTGACGGACCAGCAGGTCACCGAGGCGTCGATCGGCCTCGGCCGCCTCGTTGGTGACCGGAGTGGGGTCGCTCCTGCGACGTTTGAACATGTGTGGACTCAGCCCATCACGCTCGCAAGGAACGACCGCGCCGAGGACTCAAGATCCTTCGGGTAGAGGCTCCGAGCCGCTGCGTCCTCGGGCGAGATCTTTCCAGCTTGGAGCAGCACCGACAGCGACTGCTCCAACGTCACCATTCCGTCCTGACCGCCGGTCAGGACACAGTTCCGCAACTGATGCGTCTTGCCCTCCTTGATCAGGTTCCTGACCGGAGCAGTCGCGACCAGGACCTCGTACGCAGCTACCAGGCCTGCGCCGATCTGCGGGATCAGGCGCTGGTAGACCACGCCTGACAACGCGGCCGCCAACTGCACTCGAACCTGGTCCTGCTGCTCAGCGGGAAACACGTCGATCATGCGGGCCACCGATTGAGCGGTGTCGTTCGTGTGCAACGTCGCGAACACCAGGTGTCCGGTCTCGGCCGCCGTCAGGGCGAACTGGATCGACTCGGGGTCCCGCATCTCCCCGACCAGCAAGACGTCGGGGTCCTCACGCAGGACCGAGCGCAATGCGTTGTGGAACGACTCGGTGTCAATACCGACCTCGCGCTGATTGACCGCCGCCTTCTTGTGATCGTGGACGTACTCGATCGGGTCCTCGATCGTGACGATGTGGCACCCGCGGTTCTGGTTGATCAGATCGATCAGCGAAGCAAGCGTGGTCGACTTGCCGGAACCTGTCGGACCGGTGACGAGGATGAGACCCTGATGTCTGAGGGCAAGGTTCCGGATGACTTGCGGGATGCCGAGTTCGTCGGGGGTCGGGATCGCCCGAGGAATCATCCGCAGAGCCAGGGCAGCGGCGCTGCGCTGCATGAAGGCGTTCCCCCGGATCCGAGCCTGATCGCGCCATGAGAACGAGAAGTCGTACTCGTACGCCCCTGCCCACACCTGCTTCTGCTCGTCGCTGAGGACCTCCTCGATGAGCGTCTCTGTGTCGCGGACCGTCAGCGCACTCGCGTCGGGGATCGGCACCAACTCGCCGCGTACACGCAGCATCGGCGGCAGGCCGACAGTCAGATGTAGGTCCGTACCCCCTTGGTTCCATAGCGATTCCAGAAGGGAGTCGATCCGGCTCCCGATGGAGCGCGGCGTTTCGTGCATGGTGTCTGCCTTCCAGGGAGAGATCTGAATCAGAGACGCGAGAGGGCCATTCGTCACGACCCCTCGCGTCGACAGACGTCAGTTGGAGATCGTCGAGCACACGGGAGTCGAAGTGACCGCACCGGTGGTGCTGTTGTAGTTGACGGTGTATCCGTTGGTGGTGACCGGCGCCGAGTGCAGGAAGCCGGCAGTCACCAAGGCAGGAATGTCAGCCGCATACCCCTGGTTCTGCGCGTAGTACGCCTCGGACGCGGTGGTCACGGTCTCGACGTCAGACTTGCAGGCAGCCGCGTGGCCGGTCTTGGTGATCCCGGAGACCGACAACACGACGATCGCGGCAAGGATGCCGAGGATCACGATGACGATGAGAAGTTCGATGAGGGTGAAGCCGGCGTCGGCGGTGCGACGAAGAGCGGAGCGGCGCATGGGAAGTTCCTTCACTATTTGTGTGGAGCAGGTCCCGAGCCGCTGCGATGTCCGACGAGAGACTCACAAGGAGTGTCTGAGGCAGAGGGTGCCGAGCCACTCCGCCGCCTGAGCCGCTCCTGAGGAACGAATCTGGTCTTATTCGGAGTTAACACCGGGGGCAGGTCGCTTTGTACGAGTTTTGACTCCCCCGAAGAGGGGATCCAGCGCGATCTGCTCGCGTCGGTCGTCTGACAGTGCCGGACCCAGCGACGCCGTTGGTCACCGACCGTGCGGTCGGAACCTCTTGCCCTCGTACATGGCCGCGTCCGCGGCCTGCTCCAGGGCGGCGTACGCAAGCTTGCCGCTGGCGACGCCGATGGACGCCGAGACCGTCGCATCGATCGTCTCGAGCCGGATGCCGGCCAGCGCATTCCGGACGCGGCGCAGGGTGAAGGCAGGGTCCTCGGTCGACCCGGTCAGGAGTGCGGCGAACTCGTCACCGCCCAGGCGCCCGACCAATCCACCCTGACCAACCGCAGCCACCAACTCGTTTGCGATCGCCACGATCGCC comes from Nocardioides baekrokdamisoli and encodes:
- a CDS encoding GspE/PulE family protein produces the protein MFKRRRSDPTPVTNEAAEADRRLGDLLVRQGLISSELLEQELLIESAKPLDERLVARHAVDEESLAAVLAKEFDASRQDFRTISPEPDATALLTVRRARTLRAVPLFLKDDGVVVAVVDPAPEHIAMISEAVGRPVTAVVGTQRDLEYALDISYRATQEVNSQVHEFEVADALRRETARMQNLEVNEDAPVVKVVQSIITQALRDRASDIHIEPSGERVRVRYRIDGALSDILDLPTSIGPGLVSRVKILANMNIVERRRPQDGQISTTIEGREVDIRVSAAPVVGGEKVVMRVLDKSRPLYDLPKLGMPGDMADRFRMLLHSPYGMVICAGPTGAGKTTTLYASLGELNSPERNLMTIEDPVEYTFDSINQIQINEQAGVTFANGLRSILRQDPDVILVGEVRDVETARIAVQSALTGHFVLSSLHATEAVSAVHRLLDMGIEPFLIASSVTAVVAQRLMRRSCRSCLESYTPTPEEMTFLESFGGREPARGFERGTGCNFCAHTGYMDRVGVYELLPVSQPIRDLILDRAPHDKMREVARAEGMRTLQEQAIRLVESGVTTAAEVMRTIYMVAV
- a CDS encoding type IV pilus twitching motility protein PilT, with product MHETPRSIGSRIDSLLESLWNQGGTDLHLTVGLPPMLRVRGELVPIPDASALTVRDTETLIEEVLSDEQKQVWAGAYEYDFSFSWRDQARIRGNAFMQRSAAALALRMIPRAIPTPDELGIPQVIRNLALRHQGLILVTGPTGSGKSTTLASLIDLINQNRGCHIVTIEDPIEYVHDHKKAAVNQREVGIDTESFHNALRSVLREDPDVLLVGEMRDPESIQFALTAAETGHLVFATLHTNDTAQSVARMIDVFPAEQQDQVRVQLAAALSGVVYQRLIPQIGAGLVAAYEVLVATAPVRNLIKEGKTHQLRNCVLTGGQDGMVTLEQSLSVLLQAGKISPEDAAARSLYPKDLESSARSFLASVMG
- a CDS encoding competence type IV pilus major pilin ComGC, with the translated sequence MRRSALRRTADAGFTLIELLIVIVILGILAAIVVLSVSGITKTGHAAACKSDVETVTTASEAYYAQNQGYAADIPALVTAGFLHSAPVTTNGYTVNYNSTTGAVTSTPVCSTISN